One genomic window of Pagrus major chromosome 22, Pma_NU_1.0 includes the following:
- the lamp5 gene encoding lysosome-associated membrane glycoprotein 5: MGRTGFSTTESARLLLLGVFGVLALSVVLAEQEGENLSGLSNNPDKAIFAVRENGTTCLMVEFAVKFLVPYDVLALNGIDLITEQASFTLPRNAEIEGKCGTTESEIHISWKNKAYTLRIYFSKEFRDKGTEVWKISKVQFVYDTSETSHFINAYNPGKHTASTHRLSALVTPAGRSFVCLAQQTLTLISSDHQKGVTVSMYDIQIQPFDIASDFMFSEPHKCITDQRERLEETLPLILGFILALIIVITLTVYHFHLKLTATQPQLPRDRSMYKNM; the protein is encoded by the exons ATGGGACGAACCGGTTTCAGCACCACGGAGAGCGCCCGACTTCTGCTGCTCGGTGTGTTTG GTGTGCTggcgctgtccgtggtgctggcggagcaggagggggagaaCCTGTCCGGTCTGTCCAACAACCCAGACAAAGCCATCTTCGCGGTCCGTGAGAACGGCACGACATGTCTGATGGTGGAGTTCGCCGTGAAATTCCTCGTGCCATATGACGTGCTCGCTCTCAACGGGATAGAC CTGATCACCGAGCAGGCGTCGTTCACTCTGCCCCGGAATGCAGAAATCGAGGGTAAATGTGGGACCACGGAATCTGAGATCCACATATCCTGGAAGAACAAAGCCTACACCCTCCGCATCTACTTCTCAAAG GAGTTCCGTGACAAGGGCACTGAGGTGTGGAAGATTAGCAAGGTCCAGTTCGTCTACGACACCTCGGAGACATCGCATTTCATCAACGCATACAACC ctggGAAGCACACAGCCAGCACGCACCGCCTGTCGGCCCTGGTCACCCCCGCCGGGCGCTCCTTTGTGTGCCTGGCGCAGCAGACCCTCACCCTGATCTCCAGTGACCACCAGAAGGGCGTCACCGTGTCCATGTACGACATCCAGATCCAGCCCTTCGACATCGCCTCTGACTTCATGTTCAGTGAAc CCCACAAGTGCATCACCGACCAGCGGGAGCGTCTGGAGGAGACTCTCCCCCTCATCCTGGGCTTCATCCTGGCCCTCATAATCGTCATCACGCTCACCGTCTACCACTTCCACCTGAAGCTGACGGCGACCCAGCCCCAGCTCCCCAGAGATCGCTCCATGTACAAGAACATGTAG